One window of the Canis aureus isolate CA01 chromosome 1, VMU_Caureus_v.1.0, whole genome shotgun sequence genome contains the following:
- the PIH1D1 gene encoding PIH1 domain-containing protein 1 isoform X2, which translates to MAMADSKLLVPELSEAEKMGADTARFEELLLQASKELQQAQTSRPESTQIQPQPGFCIKTNSSEGKVFINICHSPSIPPPADMTEDELLQMLEEDQAGFRIPMSLGEPHAELDAKGQGCTAYDVAVNSDFYRRMQNSDFLRELVVTIAREGLEDKYSLQLNPEWRMLKNRPFLGSISQQNIRSQQRPRIQELGNLYTPDSLRPEEGPEKPHLNLWLEAPDLLLAEIDLPKLDGALGLSLEIGENRLVMGGPQQLYHLDAYIPLRINSEESKAAFHRKRKQLMVAMPLLSVPS; encoded by the exons AT GGCCATGGCGGACTCGAAGCTGCTGGTGCCGGAGCTGAGCGAGGCAGAGAAGATGGGTGCTGACACCGCGCGTTTCGAGGAGCTGCTCCTGCAG GCCTCCAAGGAGCTCCAACAAGCCCAGACAAGCAGACCAGAATCTACACAGATCCAACCTCAACCTG GTTTCTGCATAAAGACCAACTCTTCCGAAGGGAAGGTTTTCATCAACATCTGTCactctccttccatccctcctccGGCTGACATGACTGAGGATGAGCTGCTTCAAATGCTGGAAGAAGACCAAGCTGGGTTTCGCATCCCCATGAGCCTGGGAGAGCCTCATGCTGAACTGGATGCAA AAGGCCAGGGTTGTACCGCCTACGACGTAGCCGTCAACAGCGACTTCTACCGGAGGATGCAG AACAGCGATTTCTTGCGCGAGCTCGTGGTCACCATCGCCAGGGAGGGCCTTGAGGACAAATACAGTCTGCAGCTGAATCCag AGTGGCGCATGTTGAAGAACCGGCCTTTCTTGGGCTCCATCTCCCAGCAAAATATCCGCTCCCAGCAGCGTCCTCGGATCCAGGAGCTGGGAAACCTGTATACTCCTGACTCCCTGAGACCTGAGGAAGG CCCCGAAAAGCCTCACCTGAACCTTTGGCTGGAAGCCCCTGACCTCCTCTTGGCTGAAATTGACCTCCCCAAACTG GATGGAGCTCTGGGGCTGTCGCTGGAGATTGGGGAGAACCGCCTGGTGATGGGGGGCCCCCAGCAGCTTTACCATCTCGATGCCTATATTCCCCTGCGGATCAACTCTGAGGAGAGCAAGGCAGCCTTCCATAGGAAGAGGAAG CAATTGATGGTGGCCATGCCTCTTCTGTCGGTGCCTTCTTGA
- the PIH1D1 gene encoding PIH1 domain-containing protein 1 isoform X1, giving the protein MADSKLLVPELSEAEKMGADTARFEELLLQASKELQQAQTSRPESTQIQPQPGFCIKTNSSEGKVFINICHSPSIPPPADMTEDELLQMLEEDQAGFRIPMSLGEPHAELDAKGQGCTAYDVAVNSDFYRRMQNSDFLRELVVTIAREGLEDKYSLQLNPEWRMLKNRPFLGSISQQNIRSQQRPRIQELGNLYTPDSLRPEEGPEKPHLNLWLEAPDLLLAEIDLPKLDGALGLSLEIGENRLVMGGPQQLYHLDAYIPLRINSEESKAAFHRKRKQLMVAMPLLSVPS; this is encoded by the exons ATGGCGGACTCGAAGCTGCTGGTGCCGGAGCTGAGCGAGGCAGAGAAGATGGGTGCTGACACCGCGCGTTTCGAGGAGCTGCTCCTGCAG GCCTCCAAGGAGCTCCAACAAGCCCAGACAAGCAGACCAGAATCTACACAGATCCAACCTCAACCTG GTTTCTGCATAAAGACCAACTCTTCCGAAGGGAAGGTTTTCATCAACATCTGTCactctccttccatccctcctccGGCTGACATGACTGAGGATGAGCTGCTTCAAATGCTGGAAGAAGACCAAGCTGGGTTTCGCATCCCCATGAGCCTGGGAGAGCCTCATGCTGAACTGGATGCAA AAGGCCAGGGTTGTACCGCCTACGACGTAGCCGTCAACAGCGACTTCTACCGGAGGATGCAG AACAGCGATTTCTTGCGCGAGCTCGTGGTCACCATCGCCAGGGAGGGCCTTGAGGACAAATACAGTCTGCAGCTGAATCCag AGTGGCGCATGTTGAAGAACCGGCCTTTCTTGGGCTCCATCTCCCAGCAAAATATCCGCTCCCAGCAGCGTCCTCGGATCCAGGAGCTGGGAAACCTGTATACTCCTGACTCCCTGAGACCTGAGGAAGG CCCCGAAAAGCCTCACCTGAACCTTTGGCTGGAAGCCCCTGACCTCCTCTTGGCTGAAATTGACCTCCCCAAACTG GATGGAGCTCTGGGGCTGTCGCTGGAGATTGGGGAGAACCGCCTGGTGATGGGGGGCCCCCAGCAGCTTTACCATCTCGATGCCTATATTCCCCTGCGGATCAACTCTGAGGAGAGCAAGGCAGCCTTCCATAGGAAGAGGAAG CAATTGATGGTGGCCATGCCTCTTCTGTCGGTGCCTTCTTGA